From a region of the Candidatus Brocadia sp. genome:
- a CDS encoding ISL3 family transposase has translation MSTLSILPYFPFQRVRITKQTVFPDAEISQLTAVPDERFRPICHACSSKAQRIYRHDKRSLRDLNPGSVRVWINCSYRKIACEPYNRIVVEDLGFFQPYSRVAHRLAAYIHELCKVLTVTEVAKHFGINWKTVKTIDKFFLERQYAQTDYQNLRILAVDEISVKKGQRYLTVVLDYLSGRVVWVGKERTKETLGTFFAGMTEEQRQALEAIAMDMWDPYIHAVKKHVPHVKIVFDLFHVVSSFGKVIDKVRNAEYQKASKKDKDVIKGSKYLLLKNKRNIRRKKHREHLKQLLSLNETINTILILKDKLKHIWTYTSRTWARKAIDEWSLLAKTLNYSVVNTFANMLTKYRYGILNHCDYKIHTSKLEGVNNKIKVIKRKAYGFHDERYFSLKIIQAFAN, from the coding sequence TTTCGTCCAATATGTCATGCGTGTAGCAGCAAGGCACAGCGCATTTACCGCCATGACAAACGATCTTTGCGGGATCTGAATCCTGGTTCAGTTCGCGTATGGATAAATTGTTCGTATCGTAAGATTGCCTGTGAGCCGTACAATAGAATCGTAGTTGAAGACTTAGGGTTTTTTCAACCCTACAGTCGTGTTGCGCATCGTTTAGCAGCGTATATTCACGAATTGTGTAAAGTGTTAACCGTAACCGAAGTTGCAAAACATTTTGGAATTAACTGGAAAACCGTAAAAACCATCGACAAGTTTTTTCTGGAACGACAATACGCGCAGACAGATTATCAGAATCTTCGCATACTGGCGGTAGACGAAATCTCTGTTAAGAAGGGACAGCGCTATTTGACCGTTGTTCTGGACTATCTGAGTGGCCGCGTAGTCTGGGTGGGAAAGGAAAGAACAAAAGAAACCCTGGGAACCTTCTTTGCGGGTATGACAGAGGAACAAAGGCAGGCGCTTGAGGCCATTGCCATGGATATGTGGGATCCTTATATTCATGCAGTAAAAAAGCACGTGCCTCATGTTAAGATAGTCTTTGACCTGTTTCATGTGGTTTCAAGTTTTGGTAAAGTTATTGACAAGGTGAGAAATGCTGAATATCAAAAAGCATCGAAGAAGGATAAGGACGTCATCAAGGGTTCAAAATATCTTTTGTTAAAAAATAAACGAAATATTCGCAGGAAAAAACACCGAGAACATCTCAAACAGCTCTTGTCGCTTAATGAAACCATAAATACCATTCTGATTCTTAAAGATAAACTCAAACATATTTGGACCTATACCTCACGGACGTGGGCGAGAAAAGCCATTGATGAATGGAGCCTCCTGGCGAAAACGCTCAACTATTCTGTCGTGAATACGTTTGCAAATATGCTTACAAAATACCGCTACGGAATCTTGAATCACTGTGATTATAAAATTCATACCAGTAAACTCGAAGGGGTTAATAATAAGATCAAAGTTATCAAAAGAAAAGCTTATGGATTTCATGACGAACGGTACTTTTCATTAAAAATTATACAAGCTTTTGCAAACTAA